In a genomic window of Gloeocapsopsis dulcis:
- a CDS encoding helix-turn-helix domain-containing protein, with protein MPPSVEDRRSSFGHCLRQWRDRRGLSQLDLAVISSVSQRHISFLESGRANPSRDMILELATVLDIPLREQNVMLTAAGFAPIYSESDLHDPQVEPVRKALDFILHKQEPYPAVVIDRYWNLLQSNSAATHFMNLLIEPQALQKFDRVNLMSLMFDPQGLRPFVANWQEVAGHLIRRVHREAVVEGQSEKSIALLNELLAYPDAPQSWRDLQWEWHTPLLTVNFVKGDRCFNFFSTIATLGTPYDITLQEVRVECLFPADEVTEENIRKLPNF; from the coding sequence ATGCCGCCATCAGTTGAAGATAGACGCAGTTCATTCGGGCATTGCTTGCGACAGTGGCGCGATCGCCGAGGTTTAAGTCAGCTTGATTTAGCCGTAATTAGCAGTGTTTCGCAGCGACATATTAGCTTTTTAGAATCTGGACGTGCAAATCCCAGTCGAGACATGATTCTAGAATTAGCCACAGTGCTAGATATTCCATTAAGAGAGCAAAACGTGATGCTTACTGCAGCCGGATTTGCACCAATATACTCCGAAAGCGATCTTCACGATCCTCAAGTCGAGCCAGTTCGCAAAGCTTTAGACTTTATCTTGCACAAACAAGAACCATATCCTGCAGTAGTAATAGATCGGTATTGGAACTTACTGCAAAGCAACAGCGCCGCCACACATTTCATGAATTTGTTGATCGAGCCTCAAGCCTTACAAAAGTTTGATCGCGTTAATTTGATGAGCTTAATGTTTGATCCTCAGGGATTGCGCCCTTTCGTTGCCAACTGGCAAGAGGTTGCAGGACATTTAATTCGGAGAGTCCATCGTGAAGCAGTTGTAGAAGGACAAAGTGAGAAATCAATTGCATTACTCAATGAACTACTGGCATACCCTGATGCACCGCAATCGTGGCGCGATCTGCAATGGGAGTGGCATACACCCTTACTTACTGTGAATTTTGTTAAAGGCGATCGCTGTTTCAATTTCTTCTCAACGATCGCTACTTTAGGAACACCTTATGACATTACACTCCAAGAAGTGCGAGTTGAATGCTTGTTTCCTGCAGATGAGGTAACAGAGGAAAACATTAGGAAGTTACCAAATTTTTAA